One window from the genome of Terrimicrobium sacchariphilum encodes:
- a CDS encoding glycosyltransferase family 9 protein, which produces MKVLLVQVKRIGDLILTTPVIKALRAAKPHCHITVIADSSAASLLPALGADQTWTFERAGLLANLFRPSINPWIKSDLPFSEFAYCLDFTGTDRSALVSVLAGGSKRVTYERFRKKFLRPQIYQQFVDSSVRLRHTADHHTDLLRPLGIEVENVPMELHLPELVHAEVRAKLENHEIEGAYAVIHAGTARLEKYWEAARWAHVIEFLRSQYGLTTILTGSVDPAEQQHLADIKAALKVPCVDLSGETDLIELATLISGARFFGGVDTAAMHLADAFHVSSVALFGPTNPFQWRPRSLRSAVVRADTAEPFTPDQKGGPMTDIAVTDVLKAIERVLD; this is translated from the coding sequence ATGAAAGTCCTCCTCGTCCAAGTCAAACGCATCGGCGACCTCATCCTCACCACGCCGGTGATCAAGGCTCTTCGCGCAGCCAAACCCCATTGTCACATCACCGTCATCGCCGATTCCTCTGCTGCTTCGCTCCTGCCTGCTCTAGGTGCTGACCAGACCTGGACCTTCGAGCGCGCCGGTTTGCTTGCGAATCTCTTTCGTCCCTCCATCAATCCCTGGATAAAGAGCGACCTGCCGTTTTCGGAATTTGCCTACTGCCTCGACTTCACCGGCACCGACCGGTCCGCCCTCGTTTCCGTGCTGGCGGGAGGATCGAAGCGCGTAACCTACGAGCGGTTTCGCAAAAAATTCCTTCGCCCGCAGATATACCAGCAGTTCGTTGACTCTTCCGTCCGGCTTCGTCACACCGCCGACCATCACACCGACCTGCTTCGCCCTCTTGGTATCGAGGTCGAGAATGTCCCGATGGAACTTCATCTTCCGGAGCTTGTTCATGCCGAGGTGCGGGCAAAGCTGGAAAATCACGAGATTGAGGGCGCGTATGCAGTCATTCATGCGGGAACGGCTCGCCTCGAGAAATACTGGGAGGCCGCCCGATGGGCGCATGTCATCGAGTTCCTTCGTTCGCAGTACGGCCTCACCACCATTCTCACGGGTTCCGTCGATCCCGCCGAGCAGCAGCACCTCGCCGACATCAAGGCCGCTCTCAAGGTTCCCTGTGTCGACCTTTCTGGCGAAACCGATCTCATCGAGCTGGCCACTCTGATTTCCGGAGCGCGGTTTTTCGGGGGAGTCGATACGGCGGCCATGCATCTCGCCGATGCCTTCCATGTTTCCAGCGTGGCTCTTTTTGGCCCGACGAATCCTTTTCAATGGCGGCCCCGCAGTCTGCGTAGCGCCGTGGTGCGGGCCGATACGGCGGAACCTTTCACCCCGGATCAAAAAGGCGGGCCGATGACAGACATTGCCGTGACGGATGTGCTGAAGGCTATCGAGCGGGTGCTTGATTAA
- a CDS encoding glycosyltransferase family 4 protein, with protein sequence MPSHTSIPAGDLQATARRLPKSLLYSIAAGIGGSGLDAVALETLRGAKPFLGRAVAFSSDQKDIPVDRITTLDIHPVKLLSLLSRQHYMGAKKHAIDAIAARLLTRGGFDFLHSWSGDCLESLRVANRRNIPSVLEIPTWHRNKGKVKPNVTKSERERAAAGFPHSVFNRMLVSRQQVMEEYDRATLIFVLSEKARETFRIAGIPDEKLFTMHRGVDVDRFTPAERLPDKFRAVFLGAVIKRKGVHILLEAWRKAALPEAELILIGQVQPEMESFLKQYGGDDVKVAGFTRDVPGLLRQASLHVFPSELEGSAKATYEAAACGLAQIATRESGDVVIDGKNGWIIPPNDVDALVEALHAAHADHDRLLRYGKAGRERVVNHFTWDHFRERLLDAYDLAIRRTQ encoded by the coding sequence ATGCCGAGCCATACGTCCATACCCGCCGGGGACTTGCAAGCCACCGCGCGCCGGTTGCCGAAATCCCTGTTGTACTCCATTGCGGCGGGCATCGGAGGCAGCGGACTCGATGCCGTTGCCCTGGAGACGTTGCGCGGAGCAAAGCCATTTCTTGGCCGGGCCGTCGCATTTTCGAGCGATCAGAAGGACATTCCCGTCGATCGCATCACGACGCTGGATATTCATCCCGTTAAGCTTCTCTCGTTGCTCTCCCGGCAACATTACATGGGAGCAAAAAAGCATGCCATCGACGCCATCGCGGCCCGGCTGCTTACCCGCGGCGGGTTCGATTTTCTGCACTCCTGGTCGGGCGATTGTCTGGAGTCCCTCCGCGTGGCCAACCGACGCAACATACCGAGCGTACTGGAGATTCCCACCTGGCACCGCAACAAAGGCAAGGTGAAGCCCAACGTCACCAAGAGCGAGCGTGAGCGCGCGGCCGCCGGATTTCCCCATAGTGTCTTCAATCGCATGCTTGTCTCCCGCCAGCAGGTGATGGAGGAGTACGACCGCGCAACCCTCATTTTTGTCCTTTCAGAAAAGGCCCGGGAGACTTTTCGCATCGCGGGCATCCCGGATGAAAAGCTCTTCACCATGCATCGAGGGGTTGATGTCGACCGCTTTACGCCTGCCGAGCGGTTGCCGGATAAGTTTCGCGCCGTCTTCCTCGGTGCCGTGATCAAGCGCAAAGGCGTCCATATCCTCCTTGAGGCCTGGCGAAAGGCAGCACTTCCCGAGGCCGAGTTGATCCTCATTGGTCAGGTGCAGCCGGAGATGGAATCCTTTCTCAAACAGTACGGCGGCGACGATGTGAAGGTGGCCGGGTTCACCCGCGATGTGCCCGGTCTCTTGCGACAGGCTTCGTTGCACGTTTTCCCCTCCGAACTCGAGGGCAGCGCCAAGGCCACCTACGAGGCTGCCGCCTGTGGTCTTGCCCAGATTGCCACGCGGGAGTCCGGCGACGTCGTGATCGACGGGAAGAATGGCTGGATCATTCCGCCCAATGATGTCGACGCGCTTGTTGAAGCTCTCCACGCGGCTCATGCCGACCACGACCGGCTCCTGCGATACGGAAAGGCCGGTCGCGAGCGTGTGGTAAACCATTTCACCTGGGATCATTTCCGCGAGCGTCTGCTCGACGCCTACGATCTCGCGATCCGACGCACCCAATGA